One genomic segment of Pseudomonas sp. RU47 includes these proteins:
- a CDS encoding SRPBCC family protein, whose amino-acid sequence MPTASATIDIPASADQVWQLIGGFNTLPDWLPFIPNSELSDGGRVRTLQTADGGVVVERLQAFDNAAKTYSYSIEQAPFPATDYLATIKVEAQGQGARVTWSGRFNAKGVSDEEVVALFSGIYQGGLEALRANYPA is encoded by the coding sequence ATGCCAACAGCATCTGCAACCATCGACATCCCGGCTTCGGCCGATCAGGTCTGGCAATTGATCGGCGGCTTCAACACGCTGCCCGATTGGCTGCCGTTTATTCCCAACAGTGAACTGAGCGACGGTGGCCGCGTGCGCACCCTGCAAACCGCTGACGGCGGCGTGGTGGTCGAGCGTCTGCAAGCGTTCGACAACGCGGCAAAAACCTACAGCTATTCGATTGAGCAGGCGCCGTTTCCGGCCACGGATTATCTGGCGACGATCAAGGTTGAAGCCCAAGGGCAGGGCGCACGTGTAACGTGGTCGGGGCGCTTCAATGCCAAAGGCGTGAGCGATGAGGAAGTGGTGGCGCTGTTCAGCGGCATCTACCAGGGTGGCCTCGAAGCACTCCGAGCCAATTACCCCGCCTGA
- a CDS encoding aldo/keto reductase, with protein MSLKDKLPGQLGLGTAPLGNMFRAIPEAEAQATVHAAWDAGVRYFDTAPFYGSGLSEIRLGEALKQYKRDDYVLSSKVGRVILDEVEDAAARDLGEKSGVFEHGRPNKIVNDYSADATMRSIEDSLKRLQTDRLDIVWVHDIAQDFYGDQWLEYFNQARTGAFKVLTRLREEGVINGWGLGVNKVEPCELTLDLSEAQPDGFLLAGRYTLLDHERPLQRLMDSALAQNVEIVVGGPYSSGILAGGAHFEYQKASPDVIAKVEQIKRIAAAYNVDIKAAALQFSLANPAVAAVIPGASKPGRIAEDVAALSATIPAGFWQAMRDARLVSERAPLPIDEVKA; from the coding sequence ATGAGTTTGAAAGACAAACTGCCCGGCCAACTGGGCTTAGGCACCGCGCCCCTGGGCAACATGTTCCGCGCCATCCCGGAAGCCGAAGCGCAAGCCACCGTGCATGCCGCGTGGGATGCCGGCGTACGTTACTTCGATACCGCGCCGTTCTACGGTTCGGGCCTGTCGGAAATCCGCCTCGGCGAAGCACTGAAGCAATACAAGCGCGACGACTATGTGCTCAGCAGCAAGGTCGGCCGGGTGATTCTCGATGAAGTCGAAGACGCCGCTGCCCGTGATCTTGGCGAGAAAAGCGGCGTATTCGAACACGGTCGCCCGAACAAGATCGTCAATGACTACAGCGCCGACGCGACTATGCGTTCGATCGAAGACAGCCTCAAACGCTTGCAAACCGATCGCCTCGACATCGTCTGGGTGCACGACATCGCTCAGGATTTCTACGGCGATCAATGGCTGGAATACTTCAATCAGGCCCGCACTGGCGCATTCAAAGTGCTGACCCGCTTGCGCGAAGAAGGCGTGATCAACGGCTGGGGCCTGGGCGTGAACAAAGTCGAGCCGTGCGAATTGACCCTTGACCTCAGCGAAGCGCAGCCGGACGGTTTTCTGTTGGCCGGTCGCTACACGCTGCTCGATCACGAACGCCCGTTGCAACGCTTGATGGATTCGGCGCTGGCGCAGAACGTTGAGATCGTCGTCGGTGGCCCTTACAGCTCGGGCATCCTCGCCGGTGGTGCGCACTTCGAATACCAGAAAGCCAGCCCTGACGTCATCGCCAAGGTCGAGCAGATCAAACGCATCGCCGCCGCTTACAACGTCGATATCAAAGCCGCTGCGCTACAGTTCTCGCTGGCCAATCCGGCGGTCGCCGCAGTGATTCCCGGCGCGAGCAAACCCGGTCGAATTGCTGAAGATGTCGCCGCCTTGTCAGCCACTATTCCTGCCGGTTTCTGGCAGGCGATGCGCGACGCCAGACTGGTTAGCGAACGTGCACCATTGCCAATCGATGAGGTGAAAGCATGA
- a CDS encoding response regulator — MCPTPTADAHLPGGLILVVEDDPLILEFLCEILQEEGFKVEPHTSADAASQYLEQHAPEVALLLTDITMPGTLNGADLANLVGDRWPDKPVMVMSGYETPETSGVKHSVAFIKKPWAIGQLLDCVDSAFKSKAPRLH, encoded by the coding sequence ATGTGCCCAACACCGACGGCGGATGCGCACCTTCCTGGCGGGTTGATTCTGGTAGTCGAGGACGATCCGTTGATTCTGGAGTTTCTTTGCGAAATTCTTCAGGAGGAAGGTTTCAAGGTCGAGCCGCACACCAGCGCCGACGCCGCATCGCAATATCTCGAGCAACACGCGCCGGAAGTGGCGCTGCTGCTGACCGACATCACCATGCCCGGCACCCTCAATGGTGCTGATCTGGCCAACCTGGTCGGCGACCGCTGGCCGGACAAGCCGGTGATGGTCATGTCCGGCTACGAAACGCCAGAGACCTCCGGGGTCAAGCATTCGGTGGCGTTCATCAAGAAGCCCTGGGCCATCGGTCAATTGCTCGACTGCGTCGACAGCGCGTTCAAATCCAAGGCCCCGCGTCTGCACTGA
- a CDS encoding sensor histidine kinase has protein sequence MSLPNPSDGWRSSSSRLLALYSSLFVAWSAILMGVMYYEVSGYLDNLAKHSLMQRQHLFSHFRGEQLEDALAASMTFDIRGIDAYGLFDADGVYLGGALQQIPEGLPLDGKIHMLADCANSDDPTLPNDSCDAVATQTRDGRWLVLLRDNGSLFAVTRIILHALFWGVSLTILPGIAGWHLLRRRPLRRIRAIQDSAQAIVAGDLTHRLPLSNRRDELDMLAAIVNAMLERIERLMNEVKGVCDNIAHDLRTPLTRLRAQLYRMQQQAGEGSQEAAQLDLVLAEADTLMARFRGLLRISELEDRQRRSGFVELDPVQLLEELHEFYLPLAEEGELRFELNMPETLPALNGDRALLFEALANLLSNSIKFTPPGGTVMLRGVNAGGQTRIEVHDSGPGIPEAEREAVFQRFYRAEGGQPQGGFGLGLSIVAAIVSLHGFSLEVGSSDLGGAKLVLDCRQSLIENS, from the coding sequence ATGTCATTGCCGAACCCGTCTGACGGCTGGCGTTCCTCCAGCAGCCGCTTGCTGGCACTGTACAGTTCGCTGTTTGTGGCCTGGAGCGCGATCCTCATGGGGGTCATGTATTACGAAGTCTCCGGCTACCTCGACAACCTCGCCAAACATTCGCTGATGCAACGTCAGCACCTGTTCTCGCACTTTCGCGGCGAACAGCTGGAAGACGCGCTCGCCGCCAGCATGACTTTCGATATTCGCGGCATCGACGCCTATGGCTTGTTCGATGCCGACGGCGTTTACCTCGGCGGCGCGTTGCAGCAGATCCCCGAGGGTCTGCCGCTGGACGGCAAGATCCACATGCTCGCCGACTGCGCCAATTCCGATGATCCGACCTTGCCCAATGACAGCTGCGACGCAGTGGCCACGCAAACCCGCGACGGCCGCTGGCTGGTGTTGCTGCGCGACAACGGCTCGTTGTTCGCCGTCACGCGGATCATTTTGCATGCGTTGTTCTGGGGCGTGTCGCTGACAATTCTGCCGGGCATTGCCGGCTGGCATTTGCTGCGGCGCCGACCGTTGCGGCGGATTCGAGCGATTCAGGACAGCGCCCAGGCGATTGTCGCCGGCGATCTGACTCATCGATTACCGCTGTCCAATCGCCGCGATGAACTGGACATGCTCGCCGCGATCGTCAACGCCATGCTCGAACGCATCGAGCGTTTGATGAATGAAGTCAAAGGCGTTTGCGACAACATCGCCCATGATTTGCGCACGCCGCTGACGCGCCTGCGCGCGCAGTTGTATCGCATGCAGCAGCAGGCTGGCGAAGGCTCGCAGGAAGCGGCGCAGCTGGATCTGGTGCTCGCAGAAGCCGATACGCTGATGGCGCGCTTTCGCGGGTTGTTGCGGATTTCCGAACTGGAGGATCGTCAGCGTCGCTCGGGTTTTGTCGAACTCGACCCGGTGCAACTGCTGGAAGAACTGCATGAGTTTTACCTGCCGCTGGCCGAAGAAGGCGAACTGCGTTTCGAGCTGAACATGCCGGAAACATTGCCGGCGCTGAATGGCGACCGGGCGCTGTTGTTCGAGGCGTTGGCGAATCTGCTCAGCAACTCGATCAAGTTCACGCCACCGGGCGGCACGGTGATGCTGCGTGGAGTCAACGCGGGTGGGCAGACGCGGATTGAAGTGCACGACTCAGGGCCGGGGATTCCCGAGGCCGAACGTGAAGCGGTGTTCCAGCGCTTTTATCGCGCCGAAGGTGGGCAGCCGCAGGGTGGCTTTGGTTTGGGGCTGTCGATTGTCGCGGCGATTGTCAGCTTGCATGGCTTCAGTCTTGAAGTTGGCAGCAGTGATCTCGGTGGGGCGAAACTGGTGCTCGATTGTCGGCAGAGCCTGATCGAGAACTCCTGA
- a CDS encoding response regulator transcription factor: MTRILTIEDDAVTAREIVAELSSHGLDVDWVDNGREGLDRAVSGNYDLITLDRMLPELDGLAIVTTLRTMGVATPILMISALSDVDERVRGLRAGGDDYLTKPFATDEMAARVEVLLRRQNSGATQATTLQVADLELDLISHEARRAEQVLTLLPTEYKLLEFLMRNSGQILSRMMIFEEVWGYHFDPGTNLIDVHIGRLRKKIDAVGHVPLIRTVRGSGYVIAEPV, encoded by the coding sequence ATGACTCGTATCTTGACCATCGAAGACGACGCCGTGACCGCACGGGAAATCGTCGCCGAACTGAGCAGCCACGGACTCGACGTCGACTGGGTCGACAATGGCCGCGAAGGCCTCGACCGCGCCGTGAGCGGCAACTACGACCTGATCACCCTTGACCGCATGCTGCCCGAACTCGATGGCCTGGCCATCGTCACCACCCTGCGCACCATGGGCGTGGCCACACCGATTCTGATGATCAGCGCCCTCTCCGATGTCGACGAGCGCGTACGCGGCTTGCGGGCCGGCGGCGATGACTACCTGACCAAGCCGTTCGCCACCGATGAAATGGCCGCACGGGTTGAAGTGTTGCTGCGTCGGCAGAACAGCGGCGCGACTCAAGCGACGACCCTGCAGGTAGCCGACCTCGAACTGGACTTGATCAGCCACGAAGCGCGCCGTGCCGAACAAGTGCTGACGCTGTTGCCGACCGAGTACAAGTTGCTCGAATTCCTCATGCGCAACAGCGGCCAGATCCTTTCGCGGATGATGATTTTCGAAGAGGTCTGGGGTTATCACTTCGACCCCGGCACCAACCTGATCGACGTGCACATCGGCCGTCTGCGCAAGAAGATCGACGCCGTCGGCCATGTGCCGCTGATCCGCACGGTACGGGGCTCCGGCTATGTCATTGCCGAACCCGTCTGA
- the hcnA gene encoding cyanide-forming glycine dehydrogenase subunit HcnA produces the protein MHCQPRSFDIQPLAQADMTVHINGQAVTAAIGETVLSVIQSLGVRQIARNDHNQITGAYCGMGVCQCCLVKINGRHKRRACQTVVRDGMQIETQVNRITAQEVVV, from the coding sequence ATGCACTGCCAACCAAGATCTTTTGATATCCAGCCTTTGGCGCAGGCGGATATGACCGTTCACATCAACGGCCAAGCGGTCACCGCCGCCATCGGCGAAACCGTCCTCAGCGTTATCCAGTCTCTCGGCGTACGCCAGATCGCACGTAACGACCACAACCAGATCACCGGCGCCTATTGCGGCATGGGCGTGTGCCAGTGCTGTCTGGTGAAAATCAATGGCCGGCACAAACGTCGTGCCTGCCAGACCGTGGTGCGTGACGGCATGCAGATCGAAACCCAAGTCAACCGCATCACCGCGCAGGAGGTGGTCGTATGA
- the hcnB gene encoding cyanide-forming glycine dehydrogenase subunit HcnB has product MSLQPVIVGGGPAGMAAAIELARHGVRCTLLEEASRLGGVVYRGPLRDGVQLDYLGPRYSEALGKLHGDFQEQAGLIDVRLNHRVVGAEGTRALVVLDGDEQLHEIEYPQLLLAAGCHERSVPFPGWTLPGVIMLGGLQLQIKSGVVKPQGPVIIAGTGPLLPLVATQLHAAGVSVAGVYEACAFGKIARESLALLNKPQLFLDGLSMLAYLKLHGISMNYGWGVVEAHGEGELKSVSVAPYSATWEPDMSRVERFEAKTLAVGYGFIPRTQLSQQMGLDHGFSDDGYLRANANVWQQSNEPHVHLAGDMGGIRGGEAAMLAGKIAATSILLQRGVLEEELARVRRDRYLSKLKAIVRFRAAVDRYTERGVGQTALPAADTVICRCEHATRADIDLALEQGVQDIASLKMRTRVSMGDCQGRMCVGYCSDRLRQATGRKDVGWLRPRFPIDPIPFSAFQSVGTEAAAHE; this is encoded by the coding sequence ATGAGCCTGCAACCGGTGATTGTCGGCGGCGGCCCGGCGGGGATGGCGGCGGCCATCGAACTGGCGCGCCACGGTGTGCGCTGCACCTTGCTCGAAGAAGCTTCGCGCCTTGGCGGCGTGGTCTATCGCGGGCCGTTGCGTGACGGCGTGCAACTGGATTATCTCGGCCCGCGTTACTCCGAAGCGCTGGGCAAACTGCACGGTGATTTTCAGGAGCAGGCCGGGCTGATCGACGTGCGCCTCAACCATCGCGTGGTCGGCGCCGAAGGCACCCGCGCCCTGGTGGTGCTGGATGGCGACGAGCAACTGCACGAGATCGAGTATCCGCAATTGCTCTTGGCCGCCGGTTGCCACGAACGCAGCGTGCCGTTCCCCGGCTGGACCTTGCCGGGGGTGATCATGCTCGGCGGCCTGCAACTGCAAATCAAAAGCGGTGTGGTCAAGCCGCAAGGGCCGGTGATCATCGCCGGCACCGGGCCGCTGCTGCCGCTGGTGGCGACACAACTGCATGCCGCGGGCGTCAGCGTTGCGGGCGTGTATGAGGCCTGTGCGTTCGGCAAGATCGCCCGTGAAAGTCTGGCGCTGCTGAATAAACCGCAGCTGTTTCTCGACGGTTTGAGCATGCTCGCCTACCTGAAACTGCACGGTATCTCGATGAACTACGGCTGGGGCGTGGTCGAGGCCCACGGCGAGGGCGAGCTGAAAAGCGTCAGCGTCGCGCCATATTCGGCCACTTGGGAACCGGACATGAGCCGCGTCGAGCGCTTCGAAGCCAAGACCCTCGCGGTCGGTTACGGCTTTATTCCGCGCACCCAACTGAGCCAGCAGATGGGTCTGGATCATGGCTTCAGCGACGACGGTTATCTGCGCGCCAACGCGAACGTCTGGCAGCAGAGCAATGAACCCCACGTGCATCTGGCCGGCGACATGGGCGGGATTCGCGGCGGTGAAGCTGCGATGCTCGCCGGCAAGATCGCGGCGACCTCGATTCTCCTGCAACGCGGTGTCCTCGAGGAGGAACTGGCTCGCGTGCGCCGCGACCGCTACTTGAGCAAACTCAAAGCCATCGTGCGTTTCCGCGCCGCCGTGGATCGCTACACCGAACGCGGCGTCGGCCAGACCGCATTGCCCGCCGCCGACACGGTGATCTGTCGCTGTGAACACGCGACCCGCGCCGACATCGACCTGGCGCTGGAGCAGGGCGTGCAAGACATCGCCAGCCTGAAAATGCGCACCCGCGTGAGCATGGGCGATTGCCAGGGGCGCATGTGTGTCGGCTACTGCAGCGACCGCTTGCGCCAGGCCACCGGCCGCAAGGACGTCGGTTGGCTGCGCCCGCGTTTCCCGATTGATCCGATTCCTTTTTCCGCGTTCCAGTCTGTCGGCACGGAGGCCGCTGCCCATGAGTAA
- a CDS encoding methyltransferase family protein: MKMSAQMTVVAVLATLAWLGLAVWGIGGVAMFFSHGSLVIVALATVAMVIASLFSEVNLSSGEREDRANRWVIPAFGVIGLVSGFLPAYCDRMNFWTFGGEGVRWLGALLFIVGGALRLWPVFVLGRRFSGLVAIQPGHRLVTDGIYQHLRNPSYLGLVINAVGWALAFRSVVGLLLAALTLIPLIARIHSEEALLRAQFGAEYEAYCARSWRLVPGVY; encoded by the coding sequence ATGAAAATGTCTGCACAAATGACCGTCGTCGCGGTACTCGCCACCCTCGCCTGGCTGGGTCTGGCGGTGTGGGGCATTGGCGGTGTGGCGATGTTCTTTTCCCACGGTTCGCTGGTGATCGTGGCATTGGCGACGGTGGCGATGGTGATTGCTTCACTGTTCAGTGAGGTCAACCTCAGTTCTGGCGAACGTGAAGATCGCGCCAATCGCTGGGTGATTCCGGCCTTTGGTGTGATTGGTCTGGTCAGTGGTTTCTTGCCAGCCTATTGCGACCGGATGAACTTCTGGACGTTTGGTGGTGAAGGCGTGCGCTGGCTCGGCGCTTTGCTGTTTATCGTCGGCGGCGCGCTGCGACTGTGGCCAGTGTTTGTGCTGGGGCGGCGCTTCAGTGGATTGGTGGCGATACAGCCGGGGCATCGCCTGGTGACGGATGGCATCTATCAGCACCTGCGCAACCCGAGTTATCTGGGGCTGGTGATCAATGCCGTGGGCTGGGCGCTGGCGTTTCGTTCGGTGGTGGGATTGTTGCTCGCGGCGCTGACGTTGATCCCGTTGATTGCCCGGATTCATTCGGAAGAAGCCCTGCTGCGTGCGCAGTTTGGGGCGGAGTACGAAGCTTATTGCGCGCGCAGTTGGCGGTTGGTGCCGGGGGTTTATTGA
- the hcnC gene encoding cyanide-forming glycine dehydrogenase subunit HcnC — MSKFYDVVIAGGGVIGASCAYQLSKRKNLKVALIDAKRPGNATRASAGGLWAIGESVGLGCGVIFFRMMSANRKRETQGAAVAVDASTPHILPESFFDFALQSNALYPALHRELKDNHGMDFKFEKTGLKFVIYDDEDRLYAEHIVGCIPHLADQVRWLDQAALRESEPSVSHEARGALEFLCDHQVSPFRLADAYMEGARQNGVDIFVNTNVTGVLHHGSRVTGVQTAEEGVFHCKTLINAGGAWAADLSEWATGIRIPVKPVKGQILLTERMPKILNGCLTTSDCYVAQKDNGEILIGSTTEDKGFDVTTTYPEIAGLVQGAVRCLPELKDVNLKRTWAGLRPGSPDELPILGPMRGVEGYLNACGHFRTGILTSAITGVLLDKLVNDEPLPLDITPFLADRFAAAPVKQERTLEPA, encoded by the coding sequence ATGAGTAAGTTCTATGACGTGGTCATTGCCGGTGGCGGCGTGATCGGGGCGTCCTGCGCCTATCAATTGTCCAAGCGCAAAAACCTCAAGGTCGCGCTGATCGATGCCAAGCGACCGGGCAACGCGACGCGTGCTTCGGCCGGTGGTTTGTGGGCGATCGGTGAGTCGGTCGGCCTCGGCTGCGGGGTGATTTTCTTCCGCATGATGTCGGCCAACCGCAAGCGCGAAACCCAGGGCGCGGCGGTGGCCGTGGATGCGAGCACGCCGCACATTCTGCCGGAGTCGTTTTTCGATTTTGCTTTGCAGTCCAACGCGTTGTACCCGGCGTTGCACCGAGAGCTGAAAGACAATCACGGCATGGATTTCAAGTTCGAAAAGACCGGGCTGAAGTTCGTCATCTATGACGATGAAGACCGGCTCTACGCCGAGCACATCGTCGGTTGCATTCCGCATCTGGCCGATCAGGTGCGCTGGCTCGATCAGGCGGCGCTGCGCGAGTCCGAGCCGAGCGTCAGCCATGAAGCACGCGGGGCGCTGGAGTTTCTCTGCGACCATCAGGTCAGCCCGTTCCGCCTCGCCGACGCCTACATGGAAGGCGCACGGCAGAACGGCGTCGACATTTTCGTCAACACCAACGTCACCGGCGTGTTGCACCACGGCAGCCGCGTCACCGGTGTGCAAACGGCCGAAGAGGGCGTGTTCCACTGCAAGACGCTGATCAACGCCGGCGGTGCCTGGGCGGCGGACTTGAGTGAATGGGCCACGGGTATTCGCATCCCGGTGAAGCCGGTGAAAGGCCAGATCCTGCTGACCGAGCGCATGCCGAAGATCCTCAACGGCTGCCTGACCACCAGCGACTGCTACGTGGCGCAGAAGGACAACGGCGAGATCCTGATCGGCAGCACCACCGAAGACAAAGGCTTCGACGTCACCACCACCTACCCGGAAATCGCCGGGCTGGTGCAGGGCGCGGTGCGGTGTCTGCCGGAGCTCAAGGATGTCAATCTGAAACGCACGTGGGCGGGCTTGCGTCCGGGCTCGCCGGATGAGTTACCGATTCTCGGGCCGATGCGTGGGGTGGAAGGGTATTTGAATGCCTGCGGGCATTTCCGCACCGGGATTCTGACCTCGGCGATTACTGGCGTGTTGCTGGATAAGCTGGTCAACGATGAACCGCTGCCGCTGGACATCACGCCGTTTCTGGCGGATCGCTTTGCAGCAGCCCCGGTCAAGCAGGAGCGCACGCTAGAGCCTGCTTGA
- a CDS encoding SDR family NAD(P)-dependent oxidoreductase — MKIDLSGKLAIVSGSTAGIGLGISQSLAESGATVVVIGRDTAKVEQALASIREKVPGAQLRGLTADLGSAEGAQKLFAAEPRADILVNNLGIFDAVDFFDAPDSEWTRFYEVNVISGVRLARHYVPAMVEQGWGRVIFLSSESGVATPADMINYGVTKSANLAVSHGLAKRLAGTGVTVNAILPGPTFTDGLEDMLKDAAAESGRNLRDEADAFVRKARPTSIIQRVADVEEVAHLVTYIASPLSSATTGAALRVDGGVVDSLTI, encoded by the coding sequence ATGAAGATTGATCTGAGTGGAAAACTGGCCATCGTCAGCGGCAGCACCGCCGGCATTGGTCTGGGCATCAGCCAGTCGCTGGCCGAATCCGGCGCCACGGTGGTGGTGATCGGCCGCGATACCGCCAAGGTCGAGCAGGCGCTGGCGAGCATTCGCGAGAAGGTGCCGGGCGCGCAATTGCGTGGTTTGACGGCTGATCTGGGCAGCGCCGAAGGTGCGCAAAAACTGTTTGCCGCTGAACCGCGTGCGGACATTCTGGTGAATAACCTCGGCATCTTCGACGCTGTCGATTTCTTTGACGCGCCCGACAGTGAGTGGACGCGTTTCTATGAGGTCAACGTGATTTCCGGCGTGCGCCTGGCGCGGCATTATGTGCCGGCGATGGTCGAACAGGGCTGGGGTCGGGTGATCTTCCTGTCCTCGGAATCCGGCGTCGCCACGCCAGCGGACATGATCAACTACGGCGTGACCAAAAGCGCCAATCTGGCGGTGTCCCACGGTCTGGCCAAACGTCTGGCTGGCACCGGGGTGACCGTCAATGCGATCCTGCCGGGGCCGACCTTCACTGATGGCCTCGAAGACATGCTCAAGGACGCCGCGGCCGAATCCGGGCGTAACCTGCGCGATGAAGCCGACGCCTTTGTGCGCAAGGCCCGTCCAACCTCGATCATCCAGCGCGTGGCGGACGTTGAAGAAGTCGCGCACCTGGTCACCTACATCGCTTCGCCGCTGTCCTCGGCCACCACCGGCGCCGCGTTGCGCGTCGATGGTGGCGTGGTCGACAGCCTCACGATCTGA
- a CDS encoding LysR substrate-binding domain-containing protein, protein MIDIRQLRYFVVVAEEEHVGRAAERLHISQSPLSRQIAQLEERLGLTLFERSQQRIRLTRDGQTFLAETRALLTHANRLESLGKRLGRGEEGGLCIGYIENAMHAGVLPNALRVLRADRPNVHVALYNLSSAEQLEGLRQRSLDIALVSEPPTDDDPDLLSFQVLDDPMLLALPEHHPLAQQAALNPEDLAEQEWIGVQPRQDANDQFVSACIRAGFTPDVRMQATEPFTALGLVASGLGIAMIQKGLSHNAPPGVVLRELPWLTLTTPLWAAWHRINLRPLVETFRKVLTDDKVSAD, encoded by the coding sequence ATGATCGACATCCGCCAATTGCGCTACTTCGTGGTCGTCGCCGAGGAAGAACACGTCGGCCGCGCCGCCGAACGGCTCCATATTTCCCAGTCGCCACTGAGCCGGCAGATCGCCCAGCTCGAAGAGCGTTTGGGCCTGACGCTATTCGAGCGCAGCCAGCAACGCATTCGCCTGACCCGCGACGGTCAGACCTTCCTCGCCGAAACCCGCGCCCTGCTGACCCACGCCAATCGCCTGGAATCCCTCGGCAAACGTCTGGGGCGCGGCGAAGAAGGCGGCCTGTGCATCGGCTATATCGAAAACGCCATGCACGCCGGCGTCCTGCCCAATGCCTTGCGCGTGTTGCGCGCCGATCGGCCGAATGTGCATGTCGCGCTATACAACCTCAGTTCCGCCGAGCAGTTGGAAGGCCTGCGACAGCGTAGTCTCGATATTGCCTTGGTGAGTGAGCCGCCGACCGATGACGATCCGGATCTGCTGAGCTTTCAGGTGCTGGATGATCCGATGCTGCTGGCGTTGCCGGAGCATCATCCATTGGCGCAGCAAGCGGCGTTGAACCCCGAGGATCTGGCCGAGCAGGAATGGATCGGCGTGCAGCCGCGTCAGGATGCCAACGATCAGTTTGTCAGCGCGTGCATCCGCGCGGGGTTCACCCCGGATGTGCGCATGCAGGCGACCGAGCCTTTTACCGCGCTGGGTTTGGTAGCGTCGGGGCTGGGGATTGCGATGATCCAGAAAGGCTTGAGCCATAACGCACCGCCCGGTGTGGTGTTGCGGGAACTGCCATGGCTGACGCTGACTACGCCATTGTGGGCGGCATGGCACCGGATAAATTTGCGGCCGCTGGTCGAAACCTTCCGCAAAGTCCTGACTGACGACAAGGTATCTGCTGACTGA
- a CDS encoding HAD-IA family hydrolase — MSAHDAVFDRAFGAFLFDMDGTVLNSIAAAERIWSAWAVRHGVDVETFLPTIHGARAIDTINRLNLPGVDAEAQAAFITEAEIADVEGIVEIPGAAKFLNSLPKDRWAMVTSAPRDLALRRMAAAGIPAPAVMITAEDVKAGKPDPAGYLLAAKRLGQEPHDCLIFEDATVGIQAAEAAGAALMIITTTHQHPLETAHATLASYAAVSVKVDSDGLHLQRN; from the coding sequence TTGTCTGCTCACGATGCTGTATTTGATCGCGCGTTCGGCGCGTTTCTGTTCGACATGGACGGCACCGTCCTCAATTCCATTGCTGCCGCCGAGCGGATCTGGTCAGCCTGGGCCGTGCGCCATGGTGTCGATGTGGAAACCTTTTTGCCGACCATTCATGGCGCGCGAGCCATCGACACGATCAATCGCCTGAACCTGCCGGGCGTGGATGCCGAGGCGCAAGCGGCGTTCATCACCGAGGCGGAAATCGCAGACGTTGAAGGCATTGTCGAGATTCCCGGCGCGGCGAAATTTCTCAACAGCCTGCCCAAAGATCGCTGGGCAATGGTGACCTCGGCACCACGGGATCTGGCGTTACGGCGGATGGCGGCGGCGGGGATTCCAGCGCCGGCGGTGATGATCACGGCTGAAGATGTGAAGGCCGGCAAACCTGATCCGGCCGGCTATTTACTGGCTGCGAAACGTCTTGGCCAGGAGCCGCATGATTGCCTGATCTTCGAAGATGCCACTGTCGGTATTCAAGCGGCCGAAGCGGCTGGCGCGGCGTTGATGATCATCACCACGACGCATCAGCATCCGCTGGAAACGGCGCACGCGACGCTGGCCAGTTACGCTGCGGTCAGCGTCAAAGTCGACAGCGACGGCCTGCACCTGCAACGCAACTGA